One window of Paroedura picta isolate Pp20150507F chromosome 2, Ppicta_v3.0, whole genome shotgun sequence genomic DNA carries:
- the LOC143828876 gene encoding uncharacterized protein LOC143828876, which produces MIRCTLHLAPPFCSATSESTMESSSQASSVPATGRGPTWRDAEIRDLIAIFSEEKIQDAFQSSHRNREVFEQVAIKMRALGHNRTGLECRSKTKTMRAEYMRAVNHNKGSGNEKVTCPYFEEQRQLYGDGEGAGRPKRVGRSLKVVRKPAAPVEEPPAEEDPGEGTSSSFRPPPPVQQRPAELVTVDLMAIAPGEPEEVPEQTPLASETQNKGCPNLI; this is translated from the coding sequence atgatccgttgcaccctgcacctcgcaccaccattttgctcagctactagcgaaagcaccatggaatcctcttctcaagcctcgtccgtccctgcaaccggccgtggcccaacttggagggacgcggagatcagggacctgatcgcgattttctcggaggagaaaatccaggacgccttccagtcctctcacaggaatagggaggtcttcgagcaagtggccataaagatgcgtgccctgggccacaacaggaccggccttgaatgccggtcgaagaccaaaacgatgcgggcggagtacatgagagccgtgaaccataacaagggttccggcaacgaaaaggtgacctgcccctacttcgaggagcagcgccagctgtacggagacggggaaggagccggcaggccgaagcgggtcgggaggagccttaaggtggttcggaagccggctgccccggtcgaggaaccacccgctgaggaggatcccggcgagggcacctcgtccagctttcggcctccaccccccgtccagcaacgaccagcggaattggtcacggtggacctgatggccatcgctcctggggagccggaggaggttcctgagcaaacgccccttgcctccg